TACGGGACCGGCTTGCTGAACCTGGAAATCCAGGTCTACCGTCGGTGACGTAACGCACACACTGCGGAAGCGCACCGCTCCGTCCTGCCACGACGGCTGAGGCATGCCACCGCACGCGCATCCACCCCCCACCTGTGGAGCTGACCCATGACCGAAACCGGCCCGGCACCCGACTCCTGGGAGTACTCCCTCTACATCCCCAGCGACCCCAGAGCAGTCACCGTCTGCCGCCGCACCCTGCGCCTGATCCTCACCCTGCACGGCCTGATCCACCTGGTCGACACCGCGGAGCTGCTCGCCTCGGAGCTGGTCTCCAACGCCGTACTGCACACCAAGGGCCCCGCCTGTCTGCGCCTCCGCTTCCGGGACGGCGTCCTCCAGATCGGCGCCTGGGACGCGGACCCCGAACCACCCGAGCCCCCGAGTCGGCTGGAGGAGCCGGCCGACGTCGAGAGCGGGCGCGGTATGGCCCTCGTCCGGGCCTGCTCGGACCTCTGGCACTGGCAGCCGCTGTCCCGGATGGGCCACCGGGGCAAGCTCGTGTGGTGCGAACTCAACGCGGCGTAGCTCGTCAGCCCAGTACCAGCACCGGCGCCCCCGCCAGATACGCCCGGATCCCCTCCACCGCCTGCCCGTAGTACCGCTCGTAGTTCGCGCGGGACACGTATCCCAGGTGCGGGGTCGCCAGCAGGCGGGGAGCCGTTCGCATCGGGTGGTCGGCGGGGAGGGGTTCGACGTCGAAGACGTCCACGCCCGCCCCCGCGATACGGCCCTCACGCAGCGCCGCGAGCAACGCGTCCTGGTCGACGATCGCCGCCCGCGAGGTGTTCACCAGGTACGCCGTCGGCTTGAGAAGGGCCAGTTCGGCGGGGCCGAGCAGCCCCCGGGTGCGGTCGCTCAGGGCGAGGTGGATCGACACGAAGTCGCTCTCGGAGAGAAGTTCCTCCTTCGAGGCAGCCAACCGCACGCCCACCTCCGCCGCCCGCCCCGCCGTCAGGTTCTGGCTCCACGCGCTCACCTCCATGCCGAAGGCGAGGCCCACCCGGGCGACCAACGCGCCGATCTTCCCCAGGCCCAGCAGCCCGAGCCGCCGCCCGTGCAGGTCCGCGCCGACCGTGGACTGCCACGGCCCGCCCTCCCGCACGGCGGTGCTCTCCTGAACCAGCCCGCGCGCGAGGCCCAGCAGCAACGCCCACGTCAGCTCCACCGGCGGAGTCGAGGAGCTCTCCGTACCGCACACCGTCACGCCGTTCGCCTTCGCCGCCGCGTAGTCGATCACCGAGTTGCGCATGCCGGAGGCGATCAGCAGGCGCAGCCGGGGGAGACGGTCCAGCAGTGACGCCGGGAAGGGGACGCGCTCCCGCAGGGTGACCACACAGTCGAAGTCGGCGAGCGCCGCGGCGAGTTCGTCCTCGTCGCCGAAGTGCTCGGTGAAGGAGACGGCCTCCACCTCCTCGCCCGACGCAGGTGCCGACCAGTCGGCGAGAGTCGTCGCGACGTTCTGGAAGTCGTCGAGTACGGCACAGCGGAAGGGCACGGCTTTTCCTCCAGGTGAGGTGATTCCGACCGGGGGCAGTTCGGGTCCGAGGCTACGGTGAGACCGTGAGCGACTCGGCCGCGACCGGCGGCTACTCCGGCACCCCCCTCGCCAAAAAGCTCGGCGTCAAGCCCGGCCACCGGGTACGACTGCGACACGCCCCGGCCGGGTGGGACGTACCCGGCCTCCCCGACGGCGTCGACCTCGCCCCGGGCGGCCCCCGCGACGCCGACATCACCGTGGCCTTCTACCGCGCCCACGCCGACCTCGCCGTCGAGACCCCGGCCCTCGTCCGCGACCTCGCCGACGACGCGATGCTCTGGGTCGCCTGGCCCCGCAAGGCGGCCGGACATGCCAGCGACATCACCGAGAACGCCCTCCGTGACCTCTTCCTGCCCCTCGGCGTGGTGGATGTGAAGGTCGCCGCGCTGGGGGAGGACTGGTCGGGGCTCAAGTTCGTCCGACGTAGGGAAAACCGGCGCGGTTGAACCGACGTATCCAGAGCTGACGTATCCAGAGCTGACGTATGCAGAGCCGACGTACCCGGAACCGACTGTCCAGGACCGCCGCAGCCAGAGCCGATGTATCCAGAACCGGTGCGGCCGAGGCCGGATCGGCGGAACCGGCTTAGGCAGAACCGGCATAAAAGGGAGACAAAAAGAGGCGGCGGCGGAGCAACGTCCGCACCTGAGGCAACATCTAGGTGAACGACGGGCCCGCGCGTGGACGGGACGCGGTCGCGTCGAGGGCCGGACGGAGTGAGGGACGTGGTGGACGTGGGGGACATCGGGGACGTGGCGGAGCCGAGGATCGCCGTGGCCGTGGTGACCATGGGCAACCGGCCCGCCGAGGTCGACGCGCTGCTGGAGTCGGTGGCCAAGCAGGACCTGGCGCCCGCCCGCATCGTGATCGTCGGCAACGGCTGTGAACTCCCCGACTTCGCCGACCGCCTCTTCCTGCCCGGCGAGGTCACCACGATCGACGTCGGCGAGAACCTCGGCTGCCCCGGCGGCCGCAACGTCGCCCTCGCCCGCCTGAGGGAGTACGGCGACGTGGACGTCGTGGTCGAACTGGACGACGACGGGCTGCTCGTCGACGCCGACGTGCTGAGCCGCGTACGCGACCTGTACGCCGCCGACCCGCGCCTCGGCATCGTCGGCTTCCGCATCGCCGACGAGCACGGCGAGACCCAGCGTCGGCATGTGCCGCGCGTCGGCGCATCGGACCCGATGCAGGGCGGGTACGTCACCGGCTTCCTCGGCGGCGGCCACGCCCTGAGCATGGCCATGCTCGCGGAGACCGGCGACTGGCCCGCCGAGTTCTTCTTCGCGCACGAGGAGACCGACCTGGCCTGGCGGGCCACCGACGCCGGCTGGAAGATCCTCTACGCGCCCGAACTGCTGCTCCAGCACCCCAAGACCTCGCCCGCCCGGCACGCGATATATCACCGCGTCACGGCCCGGAACCGGGTCTGGCTGGTCCGGCGCAACCTTCCGCTGCTCCTCATCCCCGTCCACCTGGGCGTGTGGATCGCGGTCACCCTCCTGCGGACCCGCTCGCTCGGCGGTCTCAAGGCCTGGTTCGGCGGGTTCGCGGAGGGTGTGCGCAAGCCGGCCGGACACCGGCGGCCCATGAAGTGGCGGACGGTGTGGCGGCTGACCCGGCTGGGCAGGCCGCCGGTCATCTGAGGGGCCGTCGGGACCAGCACCGGACCGGCGCGGAACGGGGCGCAGGGCCCGG
The sequence above is a segment of the Streptomyces asoensis genome. Coding sequences within it:
- a CDS encoding ATP-binding protein, whose product is MTETGPAPDSWEYSLYIPSDPRAVTVCRRTLRLILTLHGLIHLVDTAELLASELVSNAVLHTKGPACLRLRFRDGVLQIGAWDADPEPPEPPSRLEEPADVESGRGMALVRACSDLWHWQPLSRMGHRGKLVWCELNAA
- a CDS encoding D-2-hydroxyacid dehydrogenase family protein; this encodes MPFRCAVLDDFQNVATTLADWSAPASGEEVEAVSFTEHFGDEDELAAALADFDCVVTLRERVPFPASLLDRLPRLRLLIASGMRNSVIDYAAAKANGVTVCGTESSSTPPVELTWALLLGLARGLVQESTAVREGGPWQSTVGADLHGRRLGLLGLGKIGALVARVGLAFGMEVSAWSQNLTAGRAAEVGVRLAASKEELLSESDFVSIHLALSDRTRGLLGPAELALLKPTAYLVNTSRAAIVDQDALLAALREGRIAGAGVDVFDVEPLPADHPMRTAPRLLATPHLGYVSRANYERYYGQAVEGIRAYLAGAPVLVLG
- a CDS encoding DUF3052 domain-containing protein gives rise to the protein MSDSAATGGYSGTPLAKKLGVKPGHRVRLRHAPAGWDVPGLPDGVDLAPGGPRDADITVAFYRAHADLAVETPALVRDLADDAMLWVAWPRKAAGHASDITENALRDLFLPLGVVDVKVAALGEDWSGLKFVRRRENRRG
- a CDS encoding glycosyltransferase family 2 protein, with amino-acid sequence MAEPRIAVAVVTMGNRPAEVDALLESVAKQDLAPARIVIVGNGCELPDFADRLFLPGEVTTIDVGENLGCPGGRNVALARLREYGDVDVVVELDDDGLLVDADVLSRVRDLYAADPRLGIVGFRIADEHGETQRRHVPRVGASDPMQGGYVTGFLGGGHALSMAMLAETGDWPAEFFFAHEETDLAWRATDAGWKILYAPELLLQHPKTSPARHAIYHRVTARNRVWLVRRNLPLLLIPVHLGVWIAVTLLRTRSLGGLKAWFGGFAEGVRKPAGHRRPMKWRTVWRLTRLGRPPVI